Proteins from a single region of Antechinus flavipes isolate AdamAnt ecotype Samford, QLD, Australia chromosome 2, AdamAnt_v2, whole genome shotgun sequence:
- the GRAMD2A gene encoding GRAM domain-containing protein 2A isoform X2, translated as MHETVPLKIPVDQLEKLEESPKERSPYLETLEESLPEGLKDEEIKKSSLEVTPNKYNHQYHKLFKDIPPEETVLKVCSCALQRDILIQGRLYISHNWLCFHASLFGKDIKVVIPVLSVQMIKKHKMARLLPNGLAITTNTSRKYIFVSLISRDSVYDVLRRVCTHLQPSSKKSLSVREYPDEPDSESLEGLVPEMKWRKMSPTTLSLSLPDDVFPCIHRGSMSSLGTKESSFPSEKPLASDNVIHTEEELEGEPEGSPELRPWDYQLLKVFFVLICLLVLSSSYMAFRIFRLEQQLCSLNWDSVSHKHR; from the exons ATGCATGAAACAGTTCCCTTGAAGATCCCAGTGGACCAACTGGAGAAATTGGAGGAATCTCCAAAAGAAAGGAGCCCCTACCTGGAGACTCTGGAGGAGAG TCTACCTGAAGGCCTAaaggatgaagaaataaagaaaagcagcCTAGAAGTG ACACCAAATAAATACAACCATCAATATCATAAGCTGTTCAAGGACATCCCCCCAGAGGAAACAGTTCTGAAAG TGTGTTCCTGTGCACTCCAAAGGGACATCCTCATCCAAGGTCGTCTGTACATCTCCCACAACTGGCTCTGCTTCCATGCCAGCCTCTTTGGCAAAGACATCAAG gTAGTCATCCCTGTGCTGTCTGTCCAGATGATTAAAAAGCACAAGATGGCCAGACTCTTGCCCAACGGACTGGCTATTACAACCAACACAAGCAGAAAG TATATTTTCGTGTCACTGATCTCAAGGGACAGCGTGTATGATGTATTAAGAAGAGTCTGCACCCATCTGCAG CCTTCCAGTAAGAAGAGCCTGAGTGTAAGAGAATATCCAGATGAACCTGATTCTGAGTCTCTG GAGGGCCTCGTTCcagaaatgaaatggagaaagatgTCCCCAACTACAttgtctctgtccctccctgATGATGTCTTCCCCTGCATTCACCGGGGATCCATGAGCAGCCTGGGCACCAAGGAGAGCTCTTTCCCCTCTGAGAAACCCCTGGCATCTG ATAATGTCATCCACACAGAGGAGGAGCTGGAAGGAGAACCGGAGGGCAGCCCAGAGCTGAGGCCCTGGGATTATCAACTGCTCAAAGTCTTCTTTGTACT GATCTGCCTCCTCGTGCTATCATCATCCTACATGGCATTCCGAATCTTTAGGCTGGAGCAGCAACTGTGTTCTCTGAACTGGGACTCCGTCTCCCACAAACACAG GTGA
- the GRAMD2A gene encoding GRAM domain-containing protein 2A isoform X1: protein MHETVPLKIPVDQLEKLEESPKERSPYLETLEESLPEGLKDEEIKKSSLEVTPNKYNHQYHKLFKDIPPEETVLKVCSCALQRDILIQGRLYISHNWLCFHASLFGKDIKVVIPVLSVQMIKKHKMARLLPNGLAITTNTSRKYIFVSLISRDSVYDVLRRVCTHLQPSSKKSLSVREYPDEPDSESLEGLVPEMKWRKMSPTTLSLSLPDDVFPCIHRGSMSSLGTKESSFPSEKPLASDNVIHTEEELEGEPEGSPELRPWDYQLLKVFFVLICLLVLSSSYMAFRIFRLEQQLCSLNWDSVSHKHRDLPINSPCGKPK, encoded by the exons ATGCATGAAACAGTTCCCTTGAAGATCCCAGTGGACCAACTGGAGAAATTGGAGGAATCTCCAAAAGAAAGGAGCCCCTACCTGGAGACTCTGGAGGAGAG TCTACCTGAAGGCCTAaaggatgaagaaataaagaaaagcagcCTAGAAGTG ACACCAAATAAATACAACCATCAATATCATAAGCTGTTCAAGGACATCCCCCCAGAGGAAACAGTTCTGAAAG TGTGTTCCTGTGCACTCCAAAGGGACATCCTCATCCAAGGTCGTCTGTACATCTCCCACAACTGGCTCTGCTTCCATGCCAGCCTCTTTGGCAAAGACATCAAG gTAGTCATCCCTGTGCTGTCTGTCCAGATGATTAAAAAGCACAAGATGGCCAGACTCTTGCCCAACGGACTGGCTATTACAACCAACACAAGCAGAAAG TATATTTTCGTGTCACTGATCTCAAGGGACAGCGTGTATGATGTATTAAGAAGAGTCTGCACCCATCTGCAG CCTTCCAGTAAGAAGAGCCTGAGTGTAAGAGAATATCCAGATGAACCTGATTCTGAGTCTCTG GAGGGCCTCGTTCcagaaatgaaatggagaaagatgTCCCCAACTACAttgtctctgtccctccctgATGATGTCTTCCCCTGCATTCACCGGGGATCCATGAGCAGCCTGGGCACCAAGGAGAGCTCTTTCCCCTCTGAGAAACCCCTGGCATCTG ATAATGTCATCCACACAGAGGAGGAGCTGGAAGGAGAACCGGAGGGCAGCCCAGAGCTGAGGCCCTGGGATTATCAACTGCTCAAAGTCTTCTTTGTACT GATCTGCCTCCTCGTGCTATCATCATCCTACATGGCATTCCGAATCTTTAGGCTGGAGCAGCAACTGTGTTCTCTGAACTGGGACTCCGTCTCCCACAAACACAG GGACTTGCCCATAAATTCCCCGTGTGGAAAGCCAAAGTGA